One Tamlana carrageenivorans genomic region harbors:
- a CDS encoding sugar kinase — protein sequence MKKVVTFGEIMGRLAAPANLRLRQTRNLEVTYAGAEASVAASICNFGGEARYVTALPKHALAEATLDAVRSVGVDTQYVLRTDEGRLGLYFLETGANQRPSNVIYDRADSAVAITTPDQYDWTAIFKDAQWLHLSGITPALSKTSAEATLVAAQKAKEAGAMVSIDLNFRGKLWKWDSNKSSKELAQETMRTILPFIDVVIGNEEDCHDVLGIQAGETNVHSGELDIERYPDVARQVVQQFPNVSKVAITLRESLSASHNNWGAMLYDAKLDKPFFAPLDEQGDYKSFQIKNIVDRVGGGDSFAGGLIFALTTPALSEPSIAVKYAVAASCLKHSIKGDFNYSTRAEVEALMGGSASGRVVR from the coding sequence ATGAAAAAGGTAGTAACATTTGGAGAAATTATGGGGCGTCTTGCTGCTCCAGCAAATTTACGTTTACGTCAAACTCGAAATTTAGAAGTAACCTATGCTGGTGCTGAAGCTAGTGTGGCAGCTTCCATTTGTAATTTTGGTGGTGAAGCGCGCTATGTTACGGCTTTGCCAAAACATGCCTTGGCTGAAGCTACTTTAGATGCTGTACGTAGTGTGGGTGTTGATACGCAATACGTATTACGAACCGATGAAGGACGACTTGGTTTGTATTTTTTAGAAACAGGAGCGAATCAACGTCCAAGTAACGTGATTTATGATCGTGCCGATTCTGCGGTAGCGATTACTACACCAGATCAATATGATTGGACGGCTATTTTTAAAGATGCGCAATGGTTGCATTTAAGTGGTATTACACCAGCACTTTCTAAAACCTCTGCTGAAGCTACTTTGGTAGCGGCTCAAAAAGCTAAAGAGGCTGGAGCCATGGTTTCTATCGATTTAAATTTTAGAGGAAAATTATGGAAATGGGATTCTAATAAATCTTCAAAAGAGCTGGCTCAAGAAACCATGCGAACCATTTTGCCATTTATTGATGTGGTGATAGGAAATGAAGAAGATTGTCATGATGTTTTAGGAATTCAAGCTGGTGAGACAAATGTACATTCTGGCGAATTGGATATCGAGCGCTATCCTGATGTAGCCCGTCAAGTGGTACAGCAATTTCCTAATGTGAGTAAAGTGGCTATTACACTGCGCGAAAGTTTATCGGCAAGTCATAACAATTGGGGAGCCATGCTTTATGATGCGAAATTGGATAAGCCATTTTTTGCTCCTTTAGATGAGCAGGGCGATTATAAATCATTCCAAATTAAAAATATAGTAGACCGTGTTGGTGGTGGCGATTCTTTTGCTGGCGGATTAATATTTGCTTTAACAACACCAGCCCTTAGTGAACCATCAATAGCGGTAAAATATGCTGTGGCGGCATCGTGTTTAAAACACTCCATAAAGGGAGATTTTAATTACTCAACTCGTGCGGAAGTAGAAGCCTTAATGGGCGGGTCGGCCTCGGGTAGAGTTGTGCGGTAA
- a CDS encoding AraC family transcriptional regulator, whose product MKLVLKKSNETLSKKLNVSRRDIPCFDIAWHYHPEFELIYITKSNGLRFVGDSVSPFYPGDLVLVGAYLPHLWRNDASYYEEGSEEHVETIITKFKKDFLGPEFFQIPEFNEINKMLGESKFGICFGKSVSEKLHDELVNLPSLTPVEQHIQLLSILQKLSRTKDITILSSSDMRQSTTESSERIDNVLRFISDKYATNIGLNDVADVACMTTNSFCRFFKKTTNKSFTQFLNEVRIRNASRLLVQEDTSVSSVCYAVGYNSITNFNKQFKQIMGVTPKAFRDEI is encoded by the coding sequence ATGAAACTAGTTTTAAAAAAATCGAATGAAACCTTATCAAAGAAATTGAATGTTTCTAGAAGAGACATTCCATGCTTTGATATAGCTTGGCATTATCACCCCGAATTTGAATTAATCTACATCACTAAAAGTAACGGCCTTCGCTTTGTTGGCGACAGCGTTTCTCCTTTTTATCCTGGCGATTTGGTTTTAGTAGGCGCTTATTTGCCACACCTATGGCGTAATGATGCTTCGTATTATGAAGAAGGTAGTGAAGAACATGTTGAAACCATTATTACCAAGTTTAAAAAGGATTTTTTAGGACCAGAGTTTTTTCAAATTCCAGAGTTTAACGAGATTAATAAAATGCTGGGTGAATCTAAATTCGGAATCTGTTTTGGTAAATCGGTGAGTGAAAAACTTCATGATGAGCTCGTTAATTTACCCAGTTTAACGCCTGTTGAACAACACATTCAATTACTGTCCATATTACAAAAACTGTCGCGAACTAAGGATATTACGATTTTGTCCTCTTCTGATATGCGACAATCTACTACCGAAAGTTCAGAACGTATAGATAATGTACTTCGTTTTATTTCTGATAAATATGCAACGAATATTGGTTTGAATGACGTGGCTGATGTGGCCTGTATGACGACCAATTCATTTTGCCGATTTTTTAAGAAAACTACCAACAAGTCTTTTACCCAATTTTTAAACGAAGTGCGTATAAGAAATGCTTCTAGATTATTGGTTCAAGAAGATACTTCGGTTTCCTCGGTGTGCTATGCCGTAGGATATAATTCCATTACTAATTTCAATAAGCAGTTTAAACAAATTATGGGTGTTACGCCTAAAGCATTTCGTGACGAAATATAA
- a CDS encoding RagB/SusD family nutrient uptake outer membrane protein yields MKNIKIIFTLVSAAFLAFTSCEDALDVEASDAFAEDLIYSDPAQVERLVYSAYNSTESWGINKFQWWSRRFNIENASMEAKFNFNDLDLFRLRAGWNPANIGVLSDKWRNYWSYVRSINEFLDRVDNSKAMQDSPDEVRVLKAEMQFLRANLYSKLIKLYGGVPIMEYALGLDDNFQLVRNSYEECVAFIVRDLDEAAAVLPETRPANEFGRATKLSALAVKSRTLLYAASDLHDPALAPQATNKEFYTYSKATKWQDAADAAKAIIDLVGARDLIAVSNEKEYQDLFLSPNQDLLFARPFSAAYYDFGTDVNSLPNQTQAPSGYGGWALSSPTHNHALLYNMDDGSATTSGSYDPSNPNANREMRYYANLNFNGATFRGREVEYFLSEDVNVYPHGLDSPEGLGNVLHSSKTGYNLRKFQDESVGLTDVSPSRPFILYRLAEIYLNYAEAQYHLGNEAEAKVFLNKIVTRALLPAVTASGTDLLEAIKRERRIELAFEGHNFYDERRWMEEDKLGFEVKGLQWTKQTDGSLVNTEYTVVNRPWEDKQYYLPIPATEVEKAPSLLQNDGYL; encoded by the coding sequence ATGAAAAATATAAAAATCATATTTACACTTGTATCTGCGGCCTTTTTAGCTTTTACAAGTTGCGAAGATGCTCTTGATGTGGAAGCGTCAGATGCATTTGCAGAAGATCTAATCTACAGTGATCCCGCTCAAGTAGAACGCTTAGTGTATTCGGCATACAACAGTACAGAAAGCTGGGGAATTAACAAGTTTCAATGGTGGTCTAGACGTTTTAATATTGAAAACGCCTCTATGGAAGCCAAGTTTAATTTTAACGATTTAGACTTATTTAGACTTAGGGCAGGTTGGAATCCAGCAAACATAGGGGTTCTTAGTGATAAATGGCGTAACTATTGGAGTTACGTGCGTTCTATTAATGAATTTTTAGATCGTGTTGACAACAGTAAGGCTATGCAAGACAGTCCTGATGAAGTACGTGTGTTAAAAGCCGAAATGCAGTTTTTACGTGCTAATCTTTACAGTAAACTTATCAAATTGTATGGCGGTGTGCCTATTATGGAATATGCTTTAGGGCTTGATGATAATTTTCAATTGGTAAGAAATTCATACGAGGAGTGTGTTGCCTTTATTGTACGTGATTTAGATGAAGCGGCAGCCGTTTTACCTGAAACTAGACCAGCAAACGAGTTTGGGCGTGCTACAAAATTGTCGGCCCTAGCAGTGAAATCTAGAACGCTCTTGTATGCTGCAAGTGACTTGCATGATCCAGCTTTAGCACCTCAAGCGACCAATAAGGAGTTCTATACTTATTCTAAAGCTACAAAATGGCAAGATGCAGCCGATGCGGCTAAAGCTATTATCGATTTGGTTGGTGCTCGAGATCTAATTGCGGTGAGTAACGAAAAAGAATATCAAGATTTGTTTTTATCGCCTAATCAAGACCTGCTTTTTGCTCGACCTTTTAGTGCTGCATATTACGATTTTGGTACCGATGTGAATTCGCTACCTAATCAAACGCAAGCACCTAGTGGCTACGGTGGTTGGGCTTTGTCGTCACCAACGCATAATCATGCCTTATTATACAATATGGACGATGGCTCTGCAACGACTTCTGGAAGCTATGACCCGAGTAACCCAAATGCTAATCGTGAAATGCGTTATTACGCTAATTTAAACTTTAACGGAGCCACGTTTAGAGGGCGTGAAGTGGAATACTTCCTCTCTGAAGATGTCAATGTATATCCGCATGGTTTAGATTCACCTGAAGGTTTAGGGAATGTTTTACACTCATCAAAAACAGGTTATAACTTGAGAAAGTTTCAAGATGAGAGTGTTGGTTTAACCGATGTGTCTCCAAGCCGTCCTTTTATTTTATACCGTTTAGCAGAAATATACTTGAATTATGCAGAAGCGCAGTATCACTTAGGTAACGAGGCTGAAGCTAAAGTATTTCTGAATAAAATTGTAACTAGGGCCTTATTGCCTGCCGTTACTGCGAGTGGTACAGATCTTTTAGAGGCAATAAAAAGAGAAAGACGCATCGAGTTGGCTTTTGAAGGACATAATTTTTATGATGAAAGACGATGGATGGAAGAAGATAAATTAGGTTTTGAAGTAAAAGGTTTACAATGGACAAAACAGACCGATGGAAGTTTAGTAAATACCGAATATACGGTAGTAAACAGACCTTGGGAGGACAAACAATATTATTTACCTATTCCTGCAACCGAAGTAGAAAAAGCACCTTCGTTATTGCAGAATGATGGATATCTTTAA
- a CDS encoding bifunctional 4-hydroxy-2-oxoglutarate aldolase/2-dehydro-3-deoxy-phosphogluconate aldolase, translating into MEPIPQSAMAPEIIKKIDDSGIIAVLIIDEVKHAVPVAKALLKGGVSAIELTLRTPAAIEAAKVIKKEVPEITLGFGTVLTVEQVKAVVEAGADFAVAPGCNPAVIAEAKKLGLSFAPGIMTPTDIEFAIEQGCRVIKYFPAETSGGMEHLKNMVAPYQYLGLKFIPLGGCNIENAGSYLESDLITAIGGSWVAKRPLIQSEDWGTITKNAQEITDLIAKIKSKR; encoded by the coding sequence ATGGAACCAATACCTCAAAGTGCTATGGCACCAGAAATCATTAAAAAAATAGATGACTCTGGTATCATTGCGGTTTTAATCATTGATGAAGTCAAACACGCTGTGCCCGTGGCAAAAGCCTTATTAAAGGGTGGCGTTAGTGCAATAGAATTAACATTACGAACTCCGGCAGCTATTGAAGCAGCTAAGGTTATTAAAAAAGAAGTACCAGAAATAACTTTAGGTTTTGGTACGGTACTAACTGTTGAACAAGTAAAGGCTGTTGTTGAGGCTGGAGCCGATTTTGCTGTAGCGCCTGGTTGCAACCCTGCTGTAATTGCCGAAGCTAAGAAATTAGGATTGTCATTTGCGCCTGGAATTATGACACCAACCGATATTGAATTTGCCATAGAACAAGGCTGTCGTGTTATTAAATACTTCCCAGCCGAAACCTCAGGAGGTATGGAGCATTTAAAAAATATGGTGGCGCCTTATCAATATTTAGGTTTAAAATTCATCCCACTTGGTGGCTGCAATATCGAAAATGCAGGCAGTTATTTGGAATCCGATTTAATAACAGCCATTGGAGGTTCATGGGTCGCAAAGCGACCTTTAATACAGTCGGAAGATTGGGGTACTATTACAAAAAACGCCCAAGAAATCACCGATTTAATAGCTAAAATAAAATCAAAACGTTAA
- a CDS encoding SusC/RagA family TonB-linked outer membrane protein has protein sequence MKIKQVNIEFTEFSVFRKFWTWNLLLLCIFAVPSKMFASNTTTTLASLQQTHTVTGKVSDADGVLLGVTILVKNTTRGAVTDFDGGFTIEASSGETLVFSYLGYITKEIKITEETKNLNVVLESDVSGLDEVVVVGYTTRKRGELTGSVSTLNSGEVENTTNRDVAKSLSGKVSGLIVSDRGGYPGSNDDITMLIRGQATLGNNAPLILIDGIVAGQGSFSQLAPQDIESLSILKDGAAAIYGARAANGVILVTTKRGKIGKPKVNFSTAYSVAQLSSQPRLMTSEQFAIYRNEVADRNGTPLPYTQDDINKYAAGNDPINYPSTDWYDLTFADSAPEMRTSVSISGGSENVKYFVSGDNLQREGMFASGDLDFKQNQVRSNIDINLSDNFKVGVDLTGRFGKTNEPGVDAGYIYKHIYTNLPTEVGVYPNGLPGWGGENGGNPLVMSSNESGFVRRTDNDLRGRFSFNWDLDDLITGLSVNGYAGVRRMNNDEKSWYTPWTVYTYQEGTDTYVPSTGFSQRGNQRILQESFWKFDELLLNSTIRYSNTFNDAHSVSGFVGYEQITSQSRNFWAERRGFPTSDHSELFAGSDEGQQSYGTSQEAATVSYFGSFSYDFKKKYFIDFTLRHDGSSNFSPNKRFGTFPGVAVSWALNEEGFLQNVNWINALKIRGSWAKMGNDRIAPFQYLTRYNYGGPVNAAQPNYYVFGETGVSYNGYTSANVPNPDVTWETAYMKNVGLSFSLFNSKLSGDFNYFHQKREGILVTRDAAIPDAAGLILPDENIGKVNNFGYEIEMQWRDQIGAVDYNLGFNFTQARNEVVYLAEAEDTPDGLKREGNPMNSYVVYPTNGIFRDQDHVNNTAAKLPGTVEGEPVYVDTNEDGVISSADRIRTFTSNVPEIQYGIHGGIQYKNVNFNFLFQGQAEAEILVFFDQNGANPDYLFNERWTPDNRDAQYPRAFGQGDPYSGNQSDDVENFEGADFWLKDASFLRLKEIELGYTLGKDKIKIGDMKLFVRGFNLFTMFSDIYDMGLDPESTGYNNFRGATYPSLKSFTFGVNFSF, from the coding sequence ATGAAAATAAAACAAGTAAATATTGAGTTTACAGAGTTTTCTGTGTTCAGGAAATTTTGGACTTGGAATTTATTGCTACTATGCATATTTGCTGTGCCAAGCAAGATGTTTGCTAGCAATACAACCACAACGCTAGCGTCTTTACAACAAACACATACGGTAACTGGTAAAGTGTCGGATGCCGATGGGGTGCTCCTAGGGGTTACAATACTTGTGAAAAATACCACAAGAGGTGCTGTAACCGATTTTGATGGTGGTTTTACCATTGAAGCTAGTTCTGGAGAAACTTTAGTGTTTTCGTATTTAGGATACATAACTAAAGAAATTAAAATCACAGAGGAAACAAAAAATTTAAATGTCGTTCTAGAGTCTGATGTGTCTGGATTAGATGAAGTCGTAGTCGTAGGGTATACCACAAGAAAACGTGGGGAATTAACAGGGTCGGTAAGTACCTTAAACTCTGGTGAGGTGGAGAATACCACAAATAGAGATGTGGCAAAATCACTATCAGGAAAAGTGTCTGGTTTAATCGTTTCCGACAGAGGTGGTTATCCTGGTTCTAACGATGATATAACCATGTTAATTCGTGGTCAAGCAACATTAGGAAATAATGCGCCGTTAATTTTAATTGATGGTATCGTGGCTGGACAAGGGTCATTTTCGCAATTAGCACCTCAAGACATTGAGTCATTAAGTATATTAAAAGATGGTGCAGCAGCTATATATGGTGCTCGTGCCGCGAATGGGGTTATTTTAGTAACGACCAAAAGAGGTAAAATAGGTAAGCCAAAAGTTAACTTTTCAACAGCATATAGTGTGGCTCAATTGTCTTCTCAACCTAGATTAATGACCTCCGAGCAATTCGCTATTTACAGAAACGAAGTAGCTGATAGAAATGGTACACCTTTACCATATACTCAAGATGATATTAATAAATACGCTGCGGGTAACGATCCTATAAACTACCCTAGTACCGATTGGTATGACCTCACTTTTGCCGATTCTGCACCCGAAATGAGAACATCGGTTTCTATTTCCGGTGGTAGCGAAAATGTGAAGTATTTTGTAAGTGGTGATAACTTGCAACGTGAAGGTATGTTCGCTTCTGGTGATTTAGATTTTAAACAAAATCAAGTACGTTCTAATATAGATATTAATCTTTCCGATAACTTTAAAGTTGGCGTAGATTTAACCGGAAGATTTGGTAAAACCAATGAACCAGGTGTGGATGCTGGATATATTTATAAGCATATTTATACCAACTTACCAACAGAAGTAGGTGTTTATCCTAATGGACTTCCAGGATGGGGAGGTGAGAATGGGGGTAACCCATTAGTAATGTCTAGTAACGAATCTGGTTTTGTACGCAGAACAGATAATGATTTACGAGGTCGTTTTTCTTTTAACTGGGATTTAGATGATTTAATAACAGGGTTGAGCGTTAATGGTTATGCCGGTGTTCGTCGTATGAATAACGATGAGAAATCTTGGTACACGCCATGGACCGTTTATACCTACCAAGAAGGTACCGATACTTATGTGCCATCTACTGGATTTTCGCAACGTGGAAACCAACGTATTTTACAAGAGTCGTTCTGGAAGTTTGATGAACTTTTATTAAACTCGACCATTAGATATTCAAACACCTTTAATGATGCACATTCGGTTAGTGGTTTTGTTGGGTACGAGCAAATAACTTCCCAATCACGTAATTTTTGGGCAGAAAGAAGAGGGTTTCCTACTTCAGATCACTCCGAACTATTTGCAGGGAGTGACGAAGGGCAACAGTCTTATGGAACTTCACAAGAAGCTGCTACAGTGAGTTACTTTGGTTCGTTTTCTTACGATTTTAAAAAGAAGTATTTTATTGATTTTACCTTACGTCATGATGGTTCTAGTAATTTCAGTCCAAACAAGCGTTTTGGTACATTTCCAGGGGTTGCTGTGTCATGGGCGCTTAATGAAGAAGGTTTTTTGCAAAATGTTAATTGGATTAACGCTTTAAAAATACGTGGATCATGGGCTAAAATGGGTAACGATCGTATTGCGCCATTTCAATATTTAACACGCTACAACTATGGAGGGCCTGTTAATGCGGCACAACCCAATTATTATGTTTTTGGAGAAACCGGTGTAAGTTATAATGGGTATACTAGTGCTAACGTACCTAACCCAGACGTAACTTGGGAAACCGCCTATATGAAAAACGTAGGTTTAAGTTTTTCTTTATTCAATAGTAAACTTTCGGGAGATTTTAATTACTTCCATCAAAAACGTGAAGGTATATTAGTTACTAGAGATGCCGCTATTCCTGATGCTGCTGGATTGATACTGCCAGATGAAAACATAGGAAAGGTTAATAATTTCGGTTATGAAATTGAAATGCAATGGCGAGATCAAATTGGTGCTGTAGATTATAATCTTGGTTTTAATTTTACGCAAGCCAGAAATGAAGTGGTGTATTTAGCAGAAGCTGAAGATACTCCAGATGGACTAAAAAGAGAAGGTAACCCCATGAATTCTTATGTGGTTTATCCAACTAATGGGATTTTCCGTGATCAAGATCATGTAAATAATACAGCTGCGAAATTACCAGGTACTGTTGAAGGAGAGCCTGTGTATGTAGATACCAATGAGGATGGCGTAATTAGTTCCGCCGATAGAATTAGAACCTTTACATCTAATGTTCCAGAAATACAGTATGGTATTCATGGAGGTATACAGTATAAAAATGTCAACTTCAATTTCTTGTTTCAAGGACAAGCTGAAGCAGAGATCTTAGTGTTTTTTGATCAAAATGGTGCAAATCCCGATTATCTTTTTAATGAAAGATGGACACCAGATAACAGAGATGCCCAGTACCCTAGAGCATTTGGGCAAGGCGATCCTTATAGTGGAAACCAATCTGATGACGTAGAGAATTTTGAAGGTGCCGATTTCTGGCTTAAAGATGCTTCTTTTTTAAGACTTAAAGAAATAGAGCTCGGGTATACGCTAGGAAAGGATAAAATTAAAATTGGTGATATGAAATTATTTGTGCGTGGATTCAACCTGTTTACAATGTTTTCAGATATCTACGACATGGGCTTAGATCCAGAATCTACAGGTTATAACAACTTTAGAGGAGCGACTTATCCTTCTTTAAAATCTTTTACGTTTGGTGTAAACTTTAGTTTCTAA